A genomic region of Pogona vitticeps strain Pit_001003342236 chromosome Z, PviZW2.1, whole genome shotgun sequence contains the following coding sequences:
- the LOC144585051 gene encoding LOW QUALITY PROTEIN: uncharacterized protein LOC144585051 (The sequence of the model RefSeq protein was modified relative to this genomic sequence to represent the inferred CDS: inserted 1 base in 1 codon), producing MMKNRRGRIAQQHLGQPGQELMIKQENRELKIGMTRHGLHMKGIKQGRNHVNACHLSRHQRTHEGEKLYAGENMYPCMECGKSFSQSSQLRVHQRTHTGEKPHKCMECGKSFIRSYALRLHQRTHTGEKPHKCMECGKSFSQSGQLRLHQRTHSGEKPHKCMECGKGFTLSGQLRSHERTHTGEKPHKCMECGKSFSHSSALKFHQRTHTGEKPHKCMECGKSFSLSGVLKLHQRIHSGEKPYKCMECGKSFSSSGQLRSHERIHTGEKPHECMECGKSFSLSGNLKVHQRIHTGEKPHKCMECGKSFSHSSTLRLHQRTHTGEKPHKCIECGKSFNKIGVLRRHQRTHTGEKPHKCMDCGKSFSESGDLRKHERTHTGEKPYKCIECGKSFGRSSHLTRHQRSHTGEKPHKCIECGKSFSQSSDLRLHQRTHSGEKPHKCMECGKSFTLSGQLRSHERTHTGEKPHKCMECGKSFSQSGALKFHQRTHTGEKPQKCIECGKSFSRSGALKLHQRIHSGERPYKCMECGKSFSRSSHLKLHQRIHTGEKPHKCMECGKSFSHSSALKFHQRTHTGEKPHKCMECGKSFSLSGVLKLHQRIHSGEKPYKCMECGKSFSSSGQLRSHERIHTGEKPHECMECGKSFSLCGNLKLHQRIHTGEKPHKCMECGKSFSHSSHLKLHQRIHTGEKPHKCIECGKSFNNIGVLRRHQRTHTGEKPHKCMDCGKSFSESGDLRKHERTHTGEKPYKCIECGKSFSQSGTLKLHQRIHSGERPYKCMECGKSFSRSSHLKLHQRIHTGEKSYECMECGKSFSLSGQLXVTSKNSHWGETTYKCMECGKSFSQISSLSSHRRTQ from the exons atgatgaagaacaggagaggaagaattgcccagcaacatctggggcaacctgggcaggaactcatgatcaagcaagaaaacagagaactgaaaatAGGAATGACCAGGCATGGACTTCACATGAAAGGAATaaagcaggggagaaaccacgtaaacgcatgtcacctcagtaggcATCAAAGAACACATGAAGGCGAGAAACTGTATGCAGGGGAGAATatgtatccatgtatggaatgtggaaagagcttcagtcagagtagtcagcttagggtacatcaaaggacccacactggggagaaaccacataaatgcatggaatgtggaaagagctttattcgcagttatgcccttagattacatcaaaggacccacactggggagaaaccacataaatgcatggaatgtggaaagagctttagtcagagtggtcagcttaggttacaccAAAGAAcgcacagtggggagaaaccacataaatgcatggaatgcggaaagggCTTTACtctgagtggtcagcttaggtcacatgaaaggactcacactggggagaaaccacataaatgcatggaatgtggaaagagctttagtcatagtTCTGCCCTTAAGtttcatcaaaggactcacactggggagaagccacataaatgcatggaatgtggaaagagctttagtcttaGTGGTgtccttaagttacatcaaaggattcacagtggggaaaaaccatataaatgcatggaatgtggaaagagctttagttcgagtggtcagcttaggtcacatgaaaggattcacactggggagaaaccacatgaatgcatggaatgtggaaaaagcttcagtcttAGTGGTAaccttaaggtacatcaaaggattcacactggggagaaaccacataaatgcatggaatgtggaaagagctttagtcacagtagtacccttaggttgcatcaaaggactcacactggggagaaaccacataaatgtatagaatgtggaaagagctttaataaaattggtgtccttaggagacatcaaaggacccacactggggaaaaaccacataaatgcatggactgtggaaagagctttagtgagagtggtgaccttaggaaacatgaaagaactcatactggggaaaaaccatataaatgcatagaatgtggaaagagctttggtcgCAGTAGTCACCTTACGAGACATCAAAGgagtcacactggggagaagccacataaatgcatagaatgtggaaagagctttagtcagagtagtgaCCTTAGGTTACACCAAAGAacccacagtggggagaaaccacataaatgcatggaatgtggaaagagctttactctgagtggtcagcttaggtcacatgaaaggactcacactggggagaaaccacataaatgcatggaatgtggaaagagctttagtcagagtggtgcccttaagtttcaccaaaggactcacactggggagaagccacagaaatgcatagaatgtggaaagagctttagtaggagtggtgccctgaagttacatcaaaggattcacagtggggaaagaccatataaatgcatggaatgtggaaagagctttagtcgcagtagtcaccttaagttacatcaaaggattcacactggggagaaaccacataaatgcatggaatgtggaaagagcttcagtcatagttCTGCCCTTAAGtttcatcaaaggactcacactggggagaagccacataaatgcatggaatgtggaaagagctttagtcttaGTGGTgtccttaagttacatcaaaggattcacagtggggaaaaaccatataaatgcatggaatgtggaaagagctttagttcgAGTGGTCAGCTTAGAtcacatgaaaggattcacactggggagaaaccacatgaatgcatggaatgtggaaaaagcttcagtcttTGTGGtaaccttaagttacatcaaaggattcacactggggagaaaccacataaatgcatggaatgtggaaagagcttcagtcatagtagtcaccttaagttacatcaaagaattcacactggggagaaaccacataaatgtatagaatgtggaaagagctttaataaTATTGGTGTccttaggagacatcaaaggacccacactggggaaaaaccacataaatgcatggactgtggaaagagctttagtgagagtggtgaccttaggaaacatgaaagaactcatactggggaaaaaccatataaatgcatagaatgtggaaagagctttagtcagagtggtaccctgaagttacatcaaaggattcacagtggggaaagaccatataaatgcatggaatgtggaaagagctttagtcgcagtagtcaccttaagttacatcaaaggattcacactggggagaaatcatatgaatgcatggaatgtggaaagagctttagtttgagtggtcagc aggtcacatcaaagaactcacactggggagaaaccacatataaatgcatggaatgtggaaagagcttcagtcagatcAGTTCCCTGAGTTCCCATCGAAGAACACAGTGA